In the Haloferula helveola genome, one interval contains:
- a CDS encoding TA system VapC family ribonuclease toxin, whose product MIIPDLNLLLYAYNPHTPQHARAADWWRDCMAGEELIGLPHEVLFGFVRIATNPRLGPAAVPLAKAREVVEHWLGLPHVRVLVPEPEHFRRCMDLLASSGGAGTLTSDAVLAAHAIANRAVLHSNDSDFSRFPGLAWKNPLQAPE is encoded by the coding sequence ATGATCATCCCGGATCTCAACCTCCTGCTCTACGCCTACAACCCGCACACGCCGCAGCACGCCCGCGCGGCCGACTGGTGGCGGGATTGCATGGCGGGAGAGGAACTTATCGGACTTCCGCACGAGGTGTTGTTCGGCTTCGTCCGGATTGCCACGAATCCACGTCTCGGCCCGGCGGCGGTACCGCTCGCCAAGGCGCGCGAGGTGGTCGAGCACTGGCTCGGTTTGCCCCATGTCCGGGTGCTTGTCCCGGAGCCGGAACACTTCCGGCGCTGCATGGATCTGCTCGCATCCTCAGGCGGCGCCGGGACACTTACGTCGGATGCCGTACTTGCCGCGCATGCCATCGCCAACCGGGCTGTGCTGCACTCGAACGATTCGGACTTTTCCCGCTTTCCCGGGTTGGCATGGAAGAATCCGTTGCAGGCACCTGAGTGA
- a CDS encoding CopG family transcriptional regulator yields MRTTVTIDPDTEALLKEEVRRSGRSFKEVLNLAIRSALARREGDGAELVPLFPAPFPPEFANVSMNRLADELDDFDTLHELGK; encoded by the coding sequence ATGAGAACCACGGTCACGATCGACCCGGATACCGAGGCCTTGCTGAAGGAGGAGGTCAGGCGATCCGGACGCTCATTCAAGGAGGTGCTGAATCTGGCGATTCGGTCGGCTTTGGCGCGCCGGGAAGGTGATGGCGCCGAGCTTGTGCCGTTGTTTCCTGCCCCGTTCCCGCCTGAGTTCGCGAATGTCAGCATGAATCGTCTGGCGGACGAGCTTGATGATTTCGACACCCTGCACGAACTGGGCAAATGA